Proteins from a genomic interval of Zingiber officinale cultivar Zhangliang chromosome 2A, Zo_v1.1, whole genome shotgun sequence:
- the LOC122040190 gene encoding uncharacterized protein LOC122040190 gives MRDFVGCLANQAAMVAEATCSVNTSASAMAEPTVQDAITCFYRTVLSSGKELFTQVVWSANQVGGAFLSITVQYGISPSKPHAYLVRKKKGRRSFAAGDTAISLHWDTSAAAYESGPEPSKAFYLAIVADSEFALLLGDMCGRFIEHFGATHPIAAFSMVSRREQVSPREQVPGETLYSTKAALVDGGKEHEIMIRCKGDELNAKESELYVEVDKKEVVSVRRLRWNFRGNQAIFVDGSTVDVMWDVHGWWFCESSRCAMFTFRRRSAMESRLWLDGDLEQGFSAFSLLIHVFKNQ, from the coding sequence ATGAGGGATTTTGTTGGCTGCCTCGCGAACCAAGCGGCGATGGTCGCAGAGGCCACGTGCTCGGTGAACACGAGCGCGTCGGCCATGGCGGAGCCCACCGTCCAGGACGCCATCACTTGCTTCTACCGCACCGTCCTTTCCTCCGGCAAGGAGCTGTTCACCCAAGTCGTTTGGTCCGCCAACCAAGTCGGTGGCGCTTTCCTCTCCATCACCGTACAGTATGGAATTTCACCCTCGAAACCCCACGCCTATTTGGTGAGGAAAAAGAAGGGCAGGAGGTCCTTCGCTGCTGGCGATACCGCCATCAGCCTCCACTGGGATACCTCTGCCGCCGCCTACGAGTCGGGGCCCGAGCCGAGCAAGGCCTTCTACCTCGCCATAGTCGCCGACTCTGAGTTCGCGCTGCTGCTGGGCGACATGTGCGGGCGATTCATCGAGCATTTCGGGGCCACGCACCCGATCGCGGCGTTTTCGATGGTGAGCAGGCGAGAGCAGGTGAGCCCGCGGGAGCAGGTGCCCGGCGAAACTCTCTACTCCACCAAAGCGGCGCTAGTCGACGGCGGGAAGGAGCACGAGATTATGATCCGGTGCAAAGGGGATGAGCTCAACGCCAAGGAGTCGGAGCTGTATGTAGAGGTCGACAAGAAGGAGGTGGTCAGCGTGCGGAGATTGAGGTGGAATTTCAGGGGGAACCAAGCCATCTTCGTCGACGGTTCGACGGTGGACGTGATGTGGGACGTGCACGGATGGTGGTTCTGCGAGTCCTCCCGCTGCGCCATGTTCACGTTCCGGCGGCGGAGCGCGATGGAGAGCCGACTGTGGCTGGACGGCGACTTGGAGCAGGGCTTCTCTGCTTTCTCCCTCTTGATCCATGTCTTCAAAAACCAATGA